From a single Alkalihalophilus pseudofirmus genomic region:
- a CDS encoding glutamine ABC transporter substrate-binding protein, producing MKKSYWKSVVFGGLLLVATACGSEDTSSEADNGAAAEDGERESYVVATDNAYVPFEFLDEETGELVGFDIDLMTAIAEEAGFDIEFEAMEFDGIVAGIGSGRFDIGIAGMTITEERKENIDFSQPYYDAGLIVAVHADNDEINSVDDLDGKVVATRTGSTSETYIRENTGGTPEAFPQITEAYQNVIQGRADAVIYDIPNVQYYASTEGGGQLKTVGEALTGEEYGIAFPKGSELRDIADEALTTLKENGTYAELYEKWFGERPDGM from the coding sequence ATGAAGAAAAGTTATTGGAAATCAGTAGTATTTGGCGGGCTGCTCCTTGTAGCTACTGCATGTGGCTCAGAGGACACGAGCAGTGAGGCTGATAACGGTGCAGCGGCTGAAGACGGAGAAAGAGAATCTTACGTTGTAGCAACAGATAATGCCTATGTCCCTTTTGAGTTTTTAGATGAAGAGACTGGGGAACTTGTTGGGTTTGACATTGATCTAATGACAGCTATTGCAGAAGAAGCAGGTTTTGATATTGAATTTGAAGCGATGGAGTTTGATGGAATCGTAGCAGGAATTGGTTCTGGACGCTTTGATATTGGGATTGCAGGTATGACCATTACAGAAGAGCGTAAAGAGAACATCGACTTCTCTCAGCCATACTATGATGCCGGTTTAATTGTTGCCGTTCATGCGGACAATGATGAAATCAACTCTGTAGATGACTTAGACGGAAAAGTAGTAGCCACTCGTACAGGCTCTACAAGTGAAACGTACATCCGTGAAAATACAGGAGGAACGCCAGAAGCATTTCCTCAAATTACAGAAGCATACCAGAATGTTATTCAGGGGCGTGCTGATGCTGTAATCTATGACATTCCAAACGTTCAGTATTATGCATCAACAGAAGGCGGAGGCCAGTTAAAAACAGTTGGTGAGGCGCTGACTGGTGAAGAATATGGGATTGCTTTCCCTAAAGGTTCAGAGCTTCGTGATATTGCAGATGAAGCCTTAACGACATTAAAAGAAAACGGAACTTATGCTGAGCTATATGAAAAATGGTTCGGCGAGCGTCCTGATGGAATGTAA
- a CDS encoding ectoine synthase, producing MKVVALKDIIGSDQEVKGENWTSRRLLLKKDGMGYSVHDTVIKAGTETHIWYQNHLEAVYCIEGEGEVETLKDNKVWPIKKDEIYALDENDEHLLRAKTDMRMVCVFNPPITGKETHDENGVYPVVDDE from the coding sequence ATGAAAGTAGTAGCTCTTAAAGACATTATCGGATCAGATCAAGAAGTAAAAGGTGAAAATTGGACGAGCCGCCGTCTGCTATTAAAGAAAGATGGCATGGGGTATTCTGTCCATGATACGGTTATTAAAGCAGGTACAGAAACTCATATTTGGTATCAAAACCACCTAGAAGCGGTCTACTGCATTGAAGGTGAAGGAGAAGTAGAAACGCTTAAAGATAATAAAGTTTGGCCGATCAAAAAAGATGAGATCTATGCGTTAGATGAAAATGATGAACACCTTCTTCGTGCAAAGACAGATATGCGCATGGTATGTGTATTCAACCCTCCTATTACAGGAAAAGAAACACATGATGAAAATGGTGTATATCCAGTAGTTGATGACGAATAA
- the ectB gene encoding diaminobutyrate--2-oxoglutarate transaminase: protein MKQTDMNIFAQLESEVRSYCRSFPTVFTKAKGYKMWDESGKEYLDFFSGAGALNYGHNEDSMKEKLVNYIMSDGITHSLDMATQPKAEFLETFNEVILKPRNLEYKVMFPGPTGTNTVESALKLARKVTGRTDIISFTNGFHGMTIGSLSVTGNAFKRKGAGIPLQNVVTMPYDSFVNEGLDTLEYLERFLEDGGSGVDIPAAMILETVQGEGGINAASFEWLQRIEAICKRWGILLIVDDVQAGVGRTGTFFSFEKAGIKPDIVCMSKSIGGYGLPLAITLIRPDLDIWAPGEHNGTFRGNNHAFITATAALEFWKDPEFEHNIQKRSERIYSFLESIVEKYPEVKGEVRGRGYMVGIASVVEGLSEKIAAEAFNRGLIMETSGPKDEVFKLFPPLIIDDAGLEAGFEIIEASVKTALEAAEPVAN from the coding sequence ATGAAACAAACTGATATGAATATATTCGCTCAATTAGAATCTGAGGTAAGAAGTTATTGCCGTAGTTTTCCAACGGTCTTCACTAAAGCAAAAGGGTACAAAATGTGGGATGAATCTGGAAAAGAATATTTAGATTTCTTCTCTGGTGCCGGTGCCCTTAATTACGGACACAATGAAGACAGCATGAAAGAAAAGCTGGTTAATTATATTATGAGTGATGGTATTACCCACTCTCTTGATATGGCTACACAGCCGAAAGCTGAATTCCTTGAGACATTCAATGAAGTCATATTAAAACCACGCAATTTAGAGTACAAAGTCATGTTCCCAGGACCGACTGGTACGAATACAGTTGAGAGTGCTTTAAAGCTTGCTCGTAAGGTAACCGGCCGCACAGATATTATTAGTTTCACTAACGGTTTCCACGGCATGACGATTGGTTCACTTTCCGTAACTGGTAACGCCTTTAAACGTAAAGGTGCAGGAATACCATTACAAAATGTAGTAACAATGCCATACGACAGCTTTGTAAACGAAGGCCTCGACACTCTGGAGTATCTCGAACGCTTCCTAGAGGATGGCGGCAGTGGAGTTGACATTCCTGCTGCGATGATTCTCGAGACAGTCCAAGGTGAAGGCGGTATTAATGCTGCAAGTTTCGAGTGGTTACAACGAATCGAAGCGATTTGTAAGCGTTGGGGCATTTTACTCATTGTCGACGATGTTCAAGCTGGTGTCGGCCGTACAGGTACGTTCTTCAGTTTTGAGAAAGCAGGAATTAAACCAGATATCGTATGTATGTCTAAATCAATCGGCGGTTATGGTCTACCTCTTGCTATCACTCTTATTCGTCCAGACTTAGACATCTGGGCACCAGGTGAACATAATGGTACCTTCCGCGGAAATAACCATGCATTCATCACAGCAACTGCGGCATTAGAATTCTGGAAGGATCCTGAATTTGAACACAACATTCAAAAGCGTTCTGAGCGTATTTACTCGTTCTTAGAAAGTATTGTAGAGAAGTACCCTGAAGTAAAAGGCGAAGTACGTGGACGCGGCTATATGGTCGGTATTGCATCTGTTGTGGAAGGGTTGTCTGAAAAAATTGCTGCGGAAGCATTTAATCGCGGTTTAATTATGGAAACATCCGGACCAAAAGATGAGGTATTCAAGCTCTTCCCACCATTAATTATTGATGATGCAGGCCTTGAGGCTGGCTTTGAAATCATTGAAGCAAGTGTTAAAACAGCTCTTGAAGCAGCTGAGCCAGTTGCTAACTAA
- the ectA gene encoding diaminobutyrate acetyltransferase → MNLLKPTVNDGAAMWELVNHSTLDQNSAYKYIMMCEFFAETCVVAKDEDRVVGFITAFIPPTKPDVVFVWQIGVDASQRGRGLASQMLNELVKREGCKDVQYVEATVTPSNKASQSLFKRLARDHNTECEVLECFPEELFPGDNHEKELTFRIGPLR, encoded by the coding sequence ATTAACCTATTGAAACCAACTGTTAATGATGGGGCAGCAATGTGGGAATTAGTTAATCATTCTACATTGGATCAAAATTCTGCTTACAAGTACATTATGATGTGCGAATTTTTTGCAGAAACATGTGTCGTTGCAAAAGATGAAGATCGTGTCGTTGGCTTCATCACCGCTTTCATCCCTCCCACAAAACCAGATGTCGTTTTTGTGTGGCAAATCGGAGTGGATGCCTCACAGCGAGGACGGGGCCTTGCCTCTCAAATGCTAAACGAATTAGTAAAAAGAGAAGGTTGTAAGGACGTTCAATATGTAGAGGCTACAGTCACCCCATCCAACAAAGCGTCACAATCCTTGTTCAAAAGGTTAGCACGTGATCACAACACAGAGTGTGAAGTCCTAGAGTGTTTTCCTGAAGAATTATTCCCTGGAGATAACCATGAAAAAGAATTAACGTTTCGAATAGGACCATTAAGGTAA
- the sspA gene encoding gamma-type acid-soluble spore protein SspA yields MAKKNRNKQQQEMQQQQQHQAEFANEFAEGSSAEQARQQQQKAAGKRQKKNQQ; encoded by the coding sequence ATGGCAAAGAAGAATCGTAATAAACAACAACAAGAAATGCAACAGCAGCAACAACACCAAGCAGAATTTGCGAACGAATTTGCTGAAGGTTCAAGTGCTGAACAAGCACGTCAACAACAGCAAAAAGCTGCTGGAAAGCGTCAAAAGAAAAACCAACAATAA
- a CDS encoding YfhE family protein, translating into MESKKRHATEERSTLRKAQEVRFASEFRAADRAARRPAKS; encoded by the coding sequence ATGGAGAGTAAAAAACGTCACGCAACAGAAGAACGAAGTACATTACGCAAAGCACAAGAAGTTCGATTTGCTTCTGAATTCAGAGCTGCAGACCGTGCGGCAAGACGTCCTGCCAAAAGCTAA
- a CDS encoding GNAT family N-acetyltransferase: MLKRRDVADSHALFELMVDPAVFPYVRHKASSYDEFAFLTKQTIEAEERGELISRTIVDEWGEPIGTINLFDVNDHSGFLGTWIGKPYFGKGYNQAAKDAFFSELFFQCEIQTVFMRIRKENIRSIKAATKLPYCTLANEIRTDVYQQINKDQEVYDLFQIEKDQYHLHLMRQELEQSQTFSQPYSQPFEAKEA; this comes from the coding sequence ATTTTAAAGAGACGAGACGTCGCTGATTCTCATGCTTTGTTCGAACTGATGGTGGACCCGGCTGTTTTTCCATATGTTCGTCATAAAGCTTCATCTTATGATGAGTTTGCTTTCTTAACAAAACAAACCATTGAAGCTGAAGAACGCGGCGAACTCATATCCAGAACGATCGTCGATGAGTGGGGCGAGCCGATTGGAACGATTAACTTGTTTGATGTTAACGATCATAGCGGGTTTTTAGGTACATGGATTGGCAAACCTTATTTTGGCAAAGGCTATAATCAAGCTGCCAAGGATGCCTTTTTTAGTGAATTATTTTTTCAATGTGAGATTCAAACAGTGTTTATGCGCATTAGAAAGGAAAATATTCGTTCGATCAAAGCGGCAACAAAGCTTCCGTATTGTACGTTAGCAAATGAAATTAGAACAGATGTGTATCAACAAATTAATAAAGACCAAGAAGTATATGACTTGTTTCAAATTGAAAAAGATCAGTATCACCTACACTTAATGAGACAAGAGCTTGAACAATCTCAAACATTTTCTCAACCATACTCTCAACCGTTTGAAGCAAAAGAAGCATAA
- a CDS encoding TIGR01777 family oxidoreductase, translating to MKIAVTGGTGFIGSKLTSALTKEGHSVYILTRNPDNKPEQPSVTYIKWLSEGAKPEKELEGIDAIVNLAGESIGEGRWTEERKKRIKSSRIAATKEVISILEKLDKKPDVLVNASATGYYGNSLTETFTEESSPVERNFLSDVVIEWEKEAIKAQELGIRTVFTRFGIVLSKEEGALNRMLLPYKLFAGGPLGSGKQWFSWVHIDDVVGLILFSLKQKAAEGPINVTSPHPLQMNDFGKVVGDVLGRPHWLPAPSFALKMALGEMSTLVLDGQKVLPVKAEKLGYTYHFRDLKPALCDLLK from the coding sequence ATGAAAATTGCTGTAACAGGCGGGACTGGTTTTATCGGTTCTAAATTAACCTCTGCCTTAACAAAAGAAGGTCATTCTGTTTACATTTTAACAAGAAACCCAGATAACAAACCAGAACAACCGTCTGTCACCTATATAAAGTGGTTAAGTGAAGGGGCCAAACCGGAAAAGGAATTAGAAGGCATTGATGCGATTGTTAATCTTGCGGGGGAGTCTATTGGTGAGGGCAGGTGGACAGAAGAGCGCAAGAAAAGGATTAAATCGAGCCGGATTGCTGCAACAAAAGAAGTGATCTCCATTCTCGAAAAATTAGATAAGAAACCTGATGTTTTAGTCAATGCTTCTGCGACAGGCTACTACGGGAACTCTTTAACAGAAACGTTCACTGAAGAGTCATCACCGGTTGAACGCAATTTTCTCAGTGATGTTGTGATTGAATGGGAAAAAGAAGCTATAAAAGCACAAGAGCTTGGCATTCGCACTGTTTTTACCCGCTTTGGGATTGTCTTGTCAAAAGAAGAAGGAGCACTAAATCGAATGCTGCTTCCTTATAAACTATTTGCAGGAGGTCCATTAGGTTCAGGTAAGCAATGGTTTTCTTGGGTTCATATCGATGATGTCGTCGGCTTAATCTTATTCTCTTTAAAACAAAAAGCCGCAGAGGGGCCAATTAATGTAACTTCCCCTCACCCGCTGCAAATGAATGATTTCGGGAAAGTAGTTGGGGACGTATTAGGTAGACCTCACTGGCTTCCTGCCCCGTCTTTTGCTTTAAAAATGGCGTTAGGTGAAATGAGCACCCTGGTATTAGATGGGCAGAAAGTGCTTCCTGTAAAAGCTGAAAAATTAGGCTACACGTATCATTTTAGAGACTTAAAACCTGCTCTTTGCGACCTGCTAAAATAG
- the recX gene encoding recombination regulator RecX, with translation MIKITKVSVQKRSKERYNIFIDRGQGEEYGFSVDEDILIKIGLRKGLEIEEDELKEILDKDEEKKTHHLALHFLSYRMRSVKEMMEYLQKKERESKHIDTVVKRLLDQNLLNDEMFAASYIESKKLTLLKGPLKLKQELSQKGVGQAHIETALEGFTEDEQIDKLIKWIAKKESRKPKQSVSAYKQKLAGQLMNKGFTHSIIEQAMREVTFEVDNEEEWEALTYQASKLKRKYSSKYEGYEYLQRMKQALYQKGFPIEMINEYLSRENEDDMD, from the coding sequence ATGATTAAAATTACAAAGGTTTCCGTGCAAAAAAGAAGTAAAGAACGGTACAACATATTTATAGACAGAGGGCAAGGAGAAGAATACGGATTTAGTGTAGATGAAGATATTCTAATCAAGATTGGACTACGTAAGGGGCTTGAAATAGAGGAAGATGAGTTAAAAGAAATTCTAGACAAGGATGAAGAAAAGAAAACACATCATCTAGCTCTTCATTTCTTATCTTATCGAATGAGATCGGTCAAGGAGATGATGGAGTATCTACAGAAAAAAGAACGTGAGTCAAAACATATAGATACTGTAGTAAAAAGACTGCTTGATCAGAATCTCCTAAACGACGAAATGTTTGCTGCATCCTACATTGAATCAAAAAAACTTACTTTATTAAAAGGTCCTTTAAAATTAAAACAGGAGCTTAGTCAAAAAGGAGTTGGACAAGCACATATTGAAACTGCACTCGAGGGTTTTACAGAAGATGAACAAATCGATAAGCTTATAAAATGGATCGCAAAAAAAGAAAGCCGTAAACCAAAACAATCTGTAAGTGCCTATAAACAAAAGCTTGCAGGACAGTTAATGAATAAGGGTTTTACGCACTCTATTATTGAACAGGCCATGAGAGAAGTTACTTTTGAAGTAGATAATGAAGAGGAATGGGAAGCTTTAACGTATCAAGCGAGCAAGCTTAAGCGGAAATACAGTTCTAAATATGAGGGCTATGAATATCTGCAGCGAATGAAGCAAGCCTTATACCAAAAGGGATTTCCGATCGAAATGATTAATGAGTACTTATCACGAGAAAATGAAGACGATATGGATTAA
- a CDS encoding YfhH family protein: protein MDEKRFSEMTTYELQQEIQKLNEKAKKAEQLGMMNEFAVHERRMIMAKAYLLDPADFKPGKEYMLNDEGSTFQISYLNGHFAWGYRDNGTTLDAVPISLLKQK, encoded by the coding sequence GTGGATGAGAAACGTTTCAGTGAAATGACAACATATGAACTTCAACAAGAAATTCAAAAGTTGAACGAGAAAGCAAAGAAGGCAGAACAACTTGGAATGATGAATGAATTTGCCGTACACGAAAGACGAATGATTATGGCTAAAGCCTATTTATTAGACCCAGCTGATTTTAAACCGGGCAAAGAATACATGTTGAATGATGAGGGATCAACCTTTCAGATCTCCTACTTAAATGGCCATTTTGCATGGGGGTATCGTGATAACGGGACAACACTTGATGCGGTGCCGATTTCGTTATTAAAACAAAAATAA
- a CDS encoding YpzG family protein: MGKPHKKFPYKDPFCSPRANPKHAFHQVNGETEQSYHNIVLEVQTRKRS; the protein is encoded by the coding sequence ATGGGCAAGCCACATAAGAAGTTTCCATATAAAGATCCTTTTTGTTCGCCGCGCGCTAATCCTAAGCACGCTTTCCATCAAGTGAATGGTGAAACCGAACAAAGTTACCACAATATTGTACTTGAAGTACAAACAAGAAAACGTTCGTAG
- the sspK gene encoding small acid-soluble spore protein K, translating to MRNKAKDFPESRKFTEKENDAFLSKRPDGSINDHPQERMARANKNQ from the coding sequence ATGCGTAATAAAGCGAAAGACTTCCCAGAATCAAGAAAATTTACCGAAAAAGAAAACGATGCTTTTTTATCTAAACGTCCAGATGGATCAATTAATGATCATCCCCAAGAAAGAATGGCACGTGCAAATAAAAATCAATAG
- a CDS encoding YfhJ family protein — METIFKRLTEELLAVNNELTAEAARTWVEGLWEDFETTRAKAGREYKGQEVTEQIVLKWIKQYGPHLHKYAPKQEKFAHLNQDNQPKN, encoded by the coding sequence ATGGAGACTATTTTTAAACGATTGACAGAAGAATTATTAGCTGTGAATAATGAATTAACTGCTGAAGCTGCTCGTACGTGGGTAGAAGGCTTATGGGAAGATTTTGAAACGACACGAGCAAAGGCAGGGCGTGAGTATAAGGGGCAGGAAGTAACGGAACAAATAGTGCTAAAGTGGATAAAGCAATATGGTCCTCATTTGCACAAATATGCACCTAAACAAGAAAAATTCGCGCATTTAAACCAAGATAATCAACCTAAAAACTAA